The following coding sequences are from one Odontesthes bonariensis isolate fOdoBon6 chromosome 10, fOdoBon6.hap1, whole genome shotgun sequence window:
- the kif1b gene encoding kinesin-like protein KIF1B isoform X16: MSGASVKVAVRVRPFNTRETSKDSKCIIQMQGNTTTILNPKAPKEPAKTFSFDYSYWSHTTPEDPSFASQTRVFNDIGKEMLEHAFEGYNVCIFAYGQTGAGKSYTMMGRQEEGQEGIIPLLCEDLFEKINEDNNKGDLSYSVEVSYMEIYCERVRDLLNPKNKGNLRVREHPLLGPYVEDLSKLAVTSYTDIADLMDAGNKARTVAATNMNETSSRSHAVFTIVFTQKKHDSETDLSTEKVSKISLVDLAGSERADSTGAKGTRLKEGANINKSLTTLGKVISALAEVSKKKKKSDFIPYRDSVLTWLLRENLGGNSRTAMVAALSPADINYDETLSTLRYADRAKNIKCNAVINEDPNNKLVRELKDEVARLKELLQAQGLGDILDTPIGSLTASPSSGALCSQGGLQSVTSIQERIMSTPGGEEAIERLKESEKIIAELNETWEEKLRKTEAIRMEREALLAEMGVAIREDGGTLGVFSPKKTPHLVNLNEDPLMSECLLYYIKDGITRVGQADAERRQDIVLSGAHIKEEHCVFRSERNANGDVIVLLVPCEGSETYVNGKRVEDAIQLRSGNRIIMGKNHVFRFNHPEQARAEREKTPSAETPVEPVDWTFAQRELLEKQGIDMKQEMEKRLTEMEILYKKEKEEADQLLEQQRLDGDSDSGDDSDKRSCEESWRLITSLREKLPPSKLQTIVKKCGLPSSGKRREPVKMYQVPQRRRITKDSKWVTISDLKIQAVKEICYEVALNDFRHTRQEIEALAIVKMKELCASYSKKDPNERDSWRAVARDVWDTVGVGDERIEDVLINGPRPGGVVMDELKVHIDKLEDILQEVKKQNNMKDEEIRALRNKMVKMEKVLPLITPESQEKPLSGGASFCATRTPSPREGKPPLPEMPDAEDAESQTSQSAGDDSTLKRGHMRWMRQEQARLKSLQQQEISKQLRRHTGPHRFIPPEDRKLRFPFKSNPKHRNSWSPGTHIIITDQQVIELKVPKEAVEEEEGENEADVALQPRDKMAASVMHTMPPLPSPSVQRRGKDFEQGLNQGHRHNYRNNQHQQPHERGRSNSFNHRQRPSGSMESLQQSENNRRHTQTIYLPRHHQNQPAHPPPQHQQQPCHYNGMVYTDGSFNGYQQYHHADHVNHPVSFHAPPRMRRQMSAPNLKASRETAV; encoded by the exons CTATCCTTAACCCCAAAGCCCCAAAGGAACCAGCAAAGACCTTCAGTTTTGATTACTCCTACTGGTCGCACACCACA CCAGAAGATCCCTCCTTTGCATCACAGACTCGTGTGTTCAATGACATCGGCAAGGAAATGCTGGAGCATGCTTTTGAAGGTTATAACGTCTGCATCTTTGCCTATGGCCAGACTGGAGCTGGCAAATCCTACACTATGATGGGCAGGCAGGAGGAGGGACAGGAAGGAATCATTCCCTTG CTGTGTGAAGATCTATTTGAGAAAATCAATGAGGACAACAACAAAGGGGACCTCTCCTACTCAGTGGAG GTCAGTTACATGGAGATCTACTGTGAGCGGGTGCGAGATTTGCTCAATCCCAAGAACAAAGGCAACCTACGAGTGCGAGAGCATCCGCTGCTGGGTCCCTACGTGGAGGATCTTTCCAAGCTAGCGGTCACCTCTTACACAGACATCGCTGACCTAATGGATGCAGGCAACAAGGCCAG AACTGTGGCTGCCACCAACATGAATGAGACCAGCAGCAGGTCCCATGCAGTTTTCACCATCGTCTTCACACAGAAGAAACACGACAGTGAGACAGACCTCTCCACAGAAAAG GTCAGTAAAATTAGTCTGGTAGACTTGGCAGGAAGTGAACGTGCAGATTCCACTGGAGCTAAAGGCACCAGGCTAAAG GAGGGAGCAAACATCAACAAATCTCTCACCACGTTAGGAAAAGTTATCTCTGCGTTGGCTGAAGTG agcaagaagaagaaaaagtctGACTTCATCCCATACAGAGACTCTGTTCTGACCTGGCTGCTGAGGGAGAACCTCG GTGGAAACTCCAGAACTGCCATGGTTGCTGCCCTCAGTCCTGCAGATATTAACTATGATGAAACCCTCAGCACTCTACG ctacgcCGACCGAGCAAAGAACATCAAATGTAATGCTGTCATTAATGAGGATCCCAACAATAAGTTGGTGCGCGAGCTGAAGGACGAAGTTGCTCGACTGAAGGAGCTGCTCCAAGCTCAGGGCCTGGGAGACATCCTGGACA CCCCTATTGGTTCCCTGACAGCCTCTCCATCCTCTGGCGCACTGTGCAGCCAGGGGGGCCTGCAGTCAGTCACCAGCATCCAGGAGCGAATCATGTCCACACCCGGAGGAGAGGAGGCCATCGAAAGACTAAAG GAATCAGAAAAGATCATCGCTGAGCTCAATGAAACCTGGGAGGAGAAGCTGCGGAAGACAGAAGCAATCCGCATGGAGAG GGAGGCTCTGCTTGCAGAGATGGGCGTGGCAATCCGTGAAGATGGCGGCACGTTGGGCGTGTTCTCTCCCAAAAAG ACTCCACACTTGGTCAACCTGAATGAGGATCCTCTGATGTCAGAGTGCCTGCTCTACTACATCAAAGACGGGATTACAAG GGTGGGTCAGGCTGATGCTGAAAGAAGGCAGGACATTGTTCTAAGTGGAGCTCACATCAAGGAGGAACACTGCGTCTTCCGCAGCGAAAGAAACGCCAACGGAGATG TTATTGTCTTGCTGGTGCCATGTGAGGGATCAGAAACCTACGTGAACGGCAAGCGTGTGGAGGATGCGATCCAGCTTCGTTCAG GCAACCGTATCATTATGGGAAAGAACCACGTGTTCCGGTTCAACCACCCAGAGCAGGCCAGAGCCGAGAGGGAGAAGACGCCATCTGCCGAAACCCCCGTGGAGCCCGTGGACTGGACGTTCGCTCAGAGAGAGCTGCTGGAGAAACAGGGCATCGACATGAAGCAGGAAATGGAGAAAAG GCTTACTGAGATGGAAATCCTATACAAAAAGGAGAAGGAAGAGGCAGACCAGCTCCTGGAGCAACAGCGACTG GATGGAGACTCTGATAGTGGGGATGACTCAGATAAGAGGTCTTGTGAGGAGAGCTGGAGACTGATCACTTCCCTGAGGGAAAAGCTGCCTCCCAGCAAGCTGCAAACCATAGTGAAAAAGTGTGGATTACCCAGCAGTGGGAAAAGAAGAGAGCCAGTTAAAATGTACCAGGTCCCTCAGCGACGCCGCATCACCAAGGACTCCAAGTGGGTGACTATCTCTGACCTAAAGATCCAGGCAGTCAAAGAAATCTGCTACGAAGTAGCTCTTAATGACTTCCGCCACACACGGCAGGAAATTGAGGCACTGGCTATTGTGAAGATGAAAGAGCTTTGTGCTAGCTACAGCAAGAAGGACCCCAACGAGCGGGACTCGTGGAGGGCAGTGGCTCGGGATGTTTGGGACACTGTTGGGGTTGGGGATGAACGCATCGAAGATGTCTTGATCAATGGGCCTCGACCTGGAGGAGTTGTAATGGATGAACTAAAAGTACACATTGATAAACTCGAGGACATCCTGCAGGAGGTGAAGAAACAGAATAACATGAAGGATGAGGAGATCCGTGCTCTCAGGAACAAGATGGTGAAAATGGAAAAGGTCCTCCCGCTCATCACCCCAGAGAGCCAAGAAAAGCCTCTCAGTGGGGGCGCTTCTTTTTGTGCAACTAGAACTCCCAGCCCGAGAGAAGGAAAACCTCCTTTGCCCGAAATGCCTGACGCAGAGGATGCAGAGTCGCAAACAAGCCAAAGTGCTGGAGATGACTCAACCCTGAAGCGAGGCCACATGCGCTGGATGCGTCAAGAGCAGGCTCGCCTCAAGAGTCTGCAGCAACAAGAGATCTCTAAGCAGCTCCGCCGGCACACCGGACCACATCGCTTTATACCACCAGAGGACCGAAAGCTACGTTTTCCCTTCAAAAGTAACCCCAAGCACCGCAACTCATGGAGTCCAGGTACTCATATCATAATTACAGATCAGCAGGTCATAGAACTAAAGGTGCCCAAAGAAGCtgtagaggaagaggagggagaaaaCGAGGCCGATGTGGCATTACAGCCTAGAGACAAGATGGCGGCTTCAGTTATGCACACCATGCCGCCTCTGCCAAGCCCGTCAGTTCAGCGCAGAGGCAAAGACTTCGAGCAAGGTTTAAACCAGGGTCACAGACACAACTATAGGAACAACCAGCACCAGCAGCCCCACGAAAGAGGCCGCAGCAACTCTTTTAATCACCGTCAGCGACCTTCTGGCTCCATGGAGTCACTGCAGCAGTCTGAAAACAACAGGAGGCACACACAGACCATCTACCTGCCCCGCCACCACCAGAACCAGCCAGCACACCCCCCCCCTCAACACCAACAACAGCCCTGCCACTATAACGGCATGGTGTATACCGACGGCAGCTTCAATGGCTACCAGCAATACCATCACGCTGACCACGTTAACCACCCCGTCAGCTTTCACGCACCTCCGCGAATGCGCAGGCAAATGTCTGCTCCGAATCTGaaagccagcagagagacggCAGTCTGA